The Acidimicrobiia bacterium genome has a segment encoding these proteins:
- a CDS encoding response regulator transcription factor yields the protein MIRILIADDQAMVRSGLRMILESEIDLQVVDEAENGVQAVRLVKRERPDVVLMDVRMPEMDGLEATRQIAAEAPDSRVIVLTTFDIDEYVYGALRAGASGFLLKDAPADDLIAAIRVVAGGDALLAPSVTKRIIEKFAAGPDPDRAVQGLDDLTEREVEVLRLVARGLSNAEIAAELFVSEATVKTHVSHILTKLGLRDRVQAVVAAYESGLTVPGL from the coding sequence ATGATCCGCATACTGATAGCCGACGATCAGGCGATGGTTCGCTCCGGCCTGAGGATGATCCTCGAATCCGAGATCGATCTGCAGGTCGTAGACGAAGCAGAGAACGGCGTGCAGGCGGTCCGGCTGGTGAAGCGGGAACGGCCCGACGTCGTGCTGATGGACGTTCGCATGCCGGAAATGGACGGTCTGGAAGCAACCAGACAGATTGCCGCCGAGGCGCCGGATTCCAGAGTGATCGTCCTGACCACCTTCGACATAGACGAGTACGTCTACGGGGCGCTGCGTGCCGGAGCGAGCGGGTTCCTGCTCAAGGATGCGCCGGCCGACGACCTCATCGCAGCCATCCGGGTCGTGGCCGGAGGCGACGCTCTCCTCGCCCCCTCCGTGACCAAGCGGATAATCGAGAAGTTCGCAGCCGGGCCGGATCCGGATCGCGCGGTCCAGGGTCTCGACGACCTGACCGAGCGTGAGGTCGAGGTGCTTCGCCTCGTCGCGCGCGGCTTGTCCAACGCCGAGATCGCCGCAGAGCTGTTCGTGTCCGAGGCCACGGTGAAGACGCACGTCTCCCATATCCTCACCAAACTCGGTTTGCGCGACCGGGTGCAGGCCGTCGTCGCCGCCTACGAGTCCGGGTTGACCGTTCCGGGGCTCTGA
- a CDS encoding ABC transporter ATP-binding protein produces the protein MALALAAERTANAARIEDAVKVYGTGDTEVRALDGVSVDFKAGAFTAIMGPSGSGKSTLLHTLAGLDTLDEGHVYIGDTDLGSLNDRRLTELRRERVGFIFQAFNLIPTLTAEENILLPLLIAGDRPEQSWFDLVVDTVGLRDRLHHRPTELSGGQQQRVAAARALVSRPEIVFADEPSGNLDSKAGAELLEFMRRAVDEFGQTIVMVTHDPVAASYADRALFLADGKVVDHIWAPTAASVLERMKTLGA, from the coding sequence GTGGCACTCGCACTAGCAGCAGAGCGAACCGCAAATGCGGCCCGCATCGAAGACGCAGTCAAGGTCTACGGAACCGGCGACACCGAGGTCCGGGCGCTGGACGGCGTATCGGTCGACTTCAAGGCCGGCGCCTTCACCGCCATCATGGGACCGTCGGGATCCGGCAAGTCCACCCTTCTTCACACGCTGGCCGGTCTGGACACCCTCGATGAGGGTCACGTCTACATCGGCGACACCGATCTCGGATCGCTGAACGACAGACGGCTGACCGAACTCCGCCGGGAGCGCGTCGGCTTCATCTTCCAGGCTTTCAACCTCATCCCGACCCTCACCGCGGAAGAGAACATCCTCCTTCCGCTCCTCATTGCCGGTGACCGGCCCGAGCAGTCCTGGTTCGATCTGGTGGTAGACACCGTCGGCCTGCGGGATCGCCTCCATCACCGTCCGACGGAACTGTCGGGTGGCCAGCAGCAGCGGGTCGCCGCTGCCCGGGCCCTCGTCTCCCGACCCGAGATCGTCTTCGCAGACGAACCATCGGGGAATCTCGACTCGAAGGCCGGTGCCGAACTCCTCGAGTTCATGCGCCGGGCAGTCGACGAGTTCGGCCAGACGATCGTCATGGTCACCCACGACCCCGTTGCAGCCAGCTACGCCGACCGGGCCTTGTTCCTCGCCGACGGCAAGGTCGTCGATCACATTTGGGCACCGACTGCGGCTTCCGTACTCGAACGCATGAAGACCCTGGGAGCCTGA